In one Brassica oleracea var. oleracea cultivar TO1000 chromosome C9, BOL, whole genome shotgun sequence genomic region, the following are encoded:
- the LOC106314631 gene encoding uncharacterized protein LOC106314631, with protein MSAVLVHEEKNKQLPIYYVSKALLDAETCYSHLENLALALIVAARKLRPYFQAHPIVVVSSFPVKLVLHKPEVYGRLAKCAVELGEYDVIFRPATTIKSQVLADFVAEFAPALLPALEQEVRLRGERIVLTLPTGNTASRAVRCNFKTTSNESEYEALIAGLTLAHQMGAENIQIFGDSQLIINQNSKADALANLGASLETNSQMSIPLLMVQLPATMEEPTSEEVSAVKEGETWMTPLIWYLEADILPKDRGEAIKIKKQAARYCIAHEKLYQRSFSGPYLRSVTPREAARILVELHEGDCGSHSSGRSLVLRARGASYYWPTMAADTDRQAKHCDQCQRHPPVSKLPPENRKSIGSPLPFKKWGMDIVGKFPMAPGQKKSSDGRSAEKLVLPERRRQDVQQKVRTRTFQQGDWVLRRAEKTTEKLTPGWEGHYKVIEVRRAGAYRLQDSNGKIQPNCWNALHLKAYQF; from the exons ATGAGTGCCGTCTTAGTTCACGAGGAGAAAAACAAGCAGCTACCAATCTATTACGTAAGCAAGGCTCTCCTAGACGCGGAAACCTGCTATAGCCACCTAGAAAATCTGGCCTTAGCCTTGATTGTCGCCGCTCGCAAGCTCCGACCCTACTTCCAGGCTCATCCAATCGTGGTTGTTTCCTCCTTCCCTGTAAAGTTGGTCCTCCATAAACCAGAAGTCTACGGACGCCTAGCCAAATGTGCCGTGGAACTAGGGGAGTACGATGTAATATTTCGACCCGCCACGACTATAAAGTCACAGGTCCTAGCAGACTTCGTTGCTGAATTCGCCCCTGCCTTGCTCCCAGCTCTGGAGCAGGAGGTACGCCTCCGAGGCGAAA GGATAGTGCTTACCTTGCCAACAGGGAACACAGCCTCAAGGGCAGTGAGATGCAACTTCAAAACAACCAGCAACGAAAGCGAGTATGAGGCCCTAATCGCAGGCCTAACCCTCGCCCATCAAATGGGGGCAGAGAACATCCAAATCTTTGGTGACTCCCAGCTGATAATCAACCAG AATTCAAAAGCCGACGCCCTAGCTAATCTAGGGGCCTCCCTTGAAACGAATAGCCAGATGAGTATCCCCTTGCTCATGGTTCAATTGCCAGCTACCATGGAGGAACCCACGTCAGAGGAGGTCTCCGCCGTCAAAGAAGGCGAAACCTGGATGACCCCCTTAATCTGGTACCTGGAGGCCGACATCCTCCCGAAAGACCGTGGCGAGGCCATAAAGATCAAAAAGCAAGCTGCGAGGTACTGTATCGCCCATGAGAAGTTGTACCAGAGATCTTTCTCTGGTCCGTATCTGAGGAGTGTCACACCCCGAGAGGCCGCTAGAATCCTTGTAGAACTACATGAAGGAGATTGTGGATCACACTCTAGCGGTCGAAGCCTGGTGCTCAGAGCCAGAGGGGCCAGTTATTATTGGCCCACGATGGCCGCCGACACCGACAGACAAGCCAAGCACTGCGATCAATGCCAAAGGCACCCTCCAGTCTCCAAGCTTCCTCCGGAGAACCGAAAGTCAATAGGCTCACCATTGCCCTTCAAGAAATGGGGCATGGATATAGTAGGGAAATTCCCTATGGCGCCGGGGCAGAAG AAGAGCTCAGATGGCCGCTCGGCTGAGAAACTGGTCCTACCAGAAAGACGTCGCCAGGATGTACAACAAAAAGTAAGAACCAGAACCTTCCAGCAAGGGGACTGGGTTCTACGACGAGCAGAAAAAACAACGGAGAAACTCACCCCAGGGTGGGAAGGACACTATAAAGTCATCGAGGTGCGTAGAGCAGGCGCCTACAGGCTGCAAGATAGCAATGGTAAAATTCAACCCAACTGCTGGAATGCCCTGCACCTCAAAGCCTATCAATTTTAA